A genomic region of Maniola hyperantus chromosome 5, iAphHyp1.2, whole genome shotgun sequence contains the following coding sequences:
- the LOC117982406 gene encoding uncharacterized protein — protein MFVLLAVLCLLIKESLLLRIVHVTVPSYRVRGQPAQLECNYELGDDTLYSVKWYRDNEEFYRFMPKYDPPKHAYKLDGVKVDISKSDDRKVALHQVTLKSTGLYRCEVSAEAPSFASAAGEGRMEVIYLPREGPRITGNEQENRRGDSLFLNCTSSRSYPAAVLSWDIDGEKVTDPMLLVEYPTVQHAHGLLSSALGLRVPAGRTMQVRCTARVAPAWREGSEAVVGSGQLADSKEAMLLVRSSSSVSTLSVILLTLSVLRVLSSLLESET, from the exons AGTCCCTACTTCTAAGAATAGTTCATGTGACGGTCCCCTCGTACCGGGTGAGAGGTCAGCCCGCCCAACTGGAGTGTAATTACGAACTAGGAGACGACACTCTCTACTcagtgaaatggtacagagataaTGAAGAGTTCTATCGATTTATGCCGAAATACGACCCTCCTAAACACGCTTACAAACTCGATGGAGTCAAAGTGGAT ATATCGAAGTCAGACGATAGAAAAGTCGCCCTACACCAGGTGACGCTGAAATCAACAGGTTTGTATCGGTGCGAAGTTTCCGCGGAAGCGCCGAGCTTTGCTTCAGCTGCCGGGGAGGGCAGAATGGAAGTTATAT ATCTACCACGCGAAGGCCCTCGAATAACGGGCAATGAACAAGAGAATAGACGAGGGGATTCTCTATTCCTTAATTGCACCTCAAGCCGGTCTTATCCTGCAGCAGTCTTAAGTTGGGACATTGATGGTGAAAAG GTCACAGACCCAATGCTACTGGTGGAATACCCAACAGTGCAGCACGCGCACGGCTTGCTGTCGTCAGCTCTTGGTTTGAGAGTCCCTGCAGGTCGCACGATGCAAGTGCGATGCACCGCTCGTGTCGCACCTGCGTGGAGAGAAGGCAGTGAAGCTGTCGTCGGTAGCGGTCAGCTTGCGGACAGCAAAGAGGCTATGTTGTTAG TGCGAAGCTCGAGCTCGGTGTCTACATTaagtgtaattttgttaacactTTCTGTTCTTCGAGTTCTCAGTTCTTTGTTGGAATCGGAAACGTga